One Oryza glaberrima chromosome 11, OglaRS2, whole genome shotgun sequence genomic region harbors:
- the LOC127754309 gene encoding E3 ubiquitin-protein ligase dbl4-like, with the protein MASEAAQEPNQEFLDACMPSPSSAREAGRRRVPPLSDDDIGWFHCEACDEPRLLYDRRRVSGGCAHELCVACVVGHVEARVAAGEVPVRCPFQFPAGSSHCDAVVHPEDCKDLLYIGDFDAWCVALCELAVGGPGAFARCPNPDCGERLDTGAGGERAVSGATCLRCSRAFCLRCEQPWDERHRDGEGCVPPGNGDAAAP; encoded by the coding sequence ATGGCGTCGGAGGCGGCGCAGGAGCCCAACCAGGAGTTCCTCGATGCCTGCatgccgtcgccgtcatcggcCAGGGAggcgggccgccgccgcgtgccgccgctcAGCGACGACGACATCGGGTGGTTCCACTGCGAGGCCTGCGACGAGCCGAGGCTGCTGTACGACCGCCGCCGCGTGTCCGGCGGGTGCGCGCACGAGCTCTGCGTCGCCTGCGTCGTCGGCCACGTCGAGGCCCGCGTCGCGGCGGGGGAGGTGCCCGTGCGCTGCCCTTTCCAATTCCCGGCCGGCTCCTCCCACTGCGACGCCGTCGTGCACCCGGAGGACTGCAAGGACCTGCTCTACATAGGCGACTTCGACGCGTGGTGCGTCGCGCTCTgcgagctcgccgtcggcggcccGGGCGCCTTCGCGCGCTGCCCCAACCCGGACTGCGGCGAGCGGCtcgacaccggcgccggcggcgagcgcgcggtgTCCGGGGCGACCTGCCTCCGCTGCTCCCGCGCGTTCTGCCTGCGGTGCGAGCAGCCGTGGGACGAACGCCACCGTGACGGCGAAGGCTGCGTGCCTCCAGGAAATGGAGACGCTGCCGCGCCATGA